The DNA sequence AGACCAGATTCGGGCATCATTATTGAAGGATATAAATATCACCTTTGTTGCTCCTTGTATTGCTGACCCAAAAAAGATAAGGCTAATTGCCTATTTTTTCAACAATGTCGCTGAGGTTTTCCCCTACCTTAATTCTGTAATGAATAATGCCACATACAACAAAGAGGCTCCTACCTTGAATTTCTCAAAAGAGCGGCGTATGGTTAATATTTATTCTCACAAAGTTGCTATTGCCAAGGCTGATGAGATAGTCGATGCCTGGCAAATTTTGACCTATATAAAGGACTTAATCAATGATACATATAATAAAAAAGATTCTATAGTGCCAAATTATGAAAGAAAGGTTCGCGCAACTGCTTTAGAAATATACGGTTGGCTTCCCAAGACAAATTGTAAACAATGTAGTGAGACAACCTGTCTTGCCTTTGCAGTGAAGCTTCTTTTGGGCGAACAGAATATCATTAACTGTAAACCCCTTTTCACTAAAATATACGAAGATAAGAAAAGGATTATGCTTGACATAGTAGAGGCTTTAGGATACGAAGTGCCTGAGGATTTTGAAGAAAAGCATTGACAAGGATTTTTCTTTGTAGTATTATATCTGTGTAATCGCATATAAAGATACGACCGAAGGAGGTTCGATGAAACAGTATATTGATTTATTTAAGACACTTTCAGACGAGACACGTTTAAGGATTATGGTTTTACTTTCTGAGAAAGAACTCTGTGTCTGCCAGATTGAGGCTGCCCTTGGTCTTCCTCAGACCAAGGTTTCTCGCCATCTTACGGTTTTAAGATATGCTGGTTTGGCAAAGGACAGACGGGATGGCTTGTGGATTTATTATTCTCTTGCAGAGCCAAAAAATAAGGTTGAAGAGAATTTGTTTGAATGCTTTAGAGAATGCCTGCGCAAGGAAAAATCCTTTAGAGCGGATTTAACCAATATGAAGAAATGCATTGCTCGGCCCTTAGAAGTTATTGCTGAGATGGTGCGAAAAAGTTAACAGATTATTTTTAAGGAGGAAAGATAGATGGCTATTGTTAGTTTAACCCTGGATGATAAACAAAAGATGTGGCTTGAGCAAATTATCTTAGATAAAGATAAAGAGGAAGCCTTTAGATTCCTAAAGGAATGTATCTACGATAAAATTAAAGTCCAAGAACAAAGCCATTGTAAGCCAGCATTTTAATTTAGAATTTGAAAATAAGGAAAATTAAAGATGACAGCAGTTACAAATAAGAAAAAACAGTTGTTCTTTTTAGTAGCAGTAATTGTGCTTTATGCCTTGGCCGTTTCCTATGTGGCAGTGAATGATTTATCCTGGTCGGGGATGTTTAAGGCAGGCCTCTTACAGTCTAAAGGGATAGAGGGATTAGAGGCAAGGGTAAAAGAGATAGATAATCCACCTCTATGGAATATCCCTTTTGTTATCTGGTATATCATCCTGAAGGGTGCAGCCCTTTTAGTAGAACTGTTGCCGTATTGGCTTATAGGCATGCTTATCTCCGGAGTCTTAGTGGTATTTGTCTCTTGGGAGGCGGTAAGAAAAAAAATGGGCTATGGCGGTTTTAAGGCAAATCTTATGGCTACAGGTGCCGGAAGTATTATTCCTATCTGTTCCTGTGGAATAGTTCCAGTTTTAGTGGGCATGCTTGAGGCGGGGGTGCCTTTAGGTCCAAGCCTTGCCTTTTTAATCGCTGCCCCCATGCTTAATATTCCTACTGTATTTCTGACCGCCGGGCTATTAGGCAAGAAACTTGCCCTGGCGCGTATCATTGGCGTATTTGCCATTGCTATGAGTGTT is a window from the bacterium genome containing:
- a CDS encoding (Fe-S)-binding protein — its product is MRNKKEKEIVVFPNREESKRAKEIINQTRVAFEPIAPPESFLDVASEVFIFSQEDRPRIELAISNKNLAVSGFIDYKPASILPQKLRRDQIRASLLKDINITFVAPCIADPKKIRLIAYFFNNVAEVFPYLNSVMNNATYNKEAPTLNFSKERRMVNIYSHKVAIAKADEIVDAWQILTYIKDLINDTYNKKDSIVPNYERKVRATALEIYGWLPKTNCKQCSETTCLAFAVKLLLGEQNIINCKPLFTKIYEDKKRIMLDIVEALGYEVPEDFEEKH
- a CDS encoding metalloregulator ArsR/SmtB family transcription factor — its product is MKQYIDLFKTLSDETRLRIMVLLSEKELCVCQIEAALGLPQTKVSRHLTVLRYAGLAKDRRDGLWIYYSLAEPKNKVEENLFECFRECLRKEKSFRADLTNMKKCIARPLEVIAEMVRKS